In Capra hircus breed San Clemente chromosome 26, ASM170441v1, whole genome shotgun sequence, the following are encoded in one genomic region:
- the RAB11FIP2 gene encoding rab11 family-interacting protein 2 isoform X3 — protein sequence MMLSEQAQKWFPTHVQVTVLQAKDLKPKGKSGTNDTYTIIQLGKEKYSTSVAEKTLEPVWKEEASFELPGLLMQGNPEKYILFLIVMHRSLVGLDKFLGQVAINLNDIFEDKQRRKTEWFRLESKQGKRAKNRGEIKVNIQFMRNNMTASMFDLSMKDKTRSPFAKLKDKMKGRKNDGTFSDTSSAIIPSSHMPDAHTEFSSSEIQMKSKPKKPFLLGPQRLSSAHSMSDLTGAHICSEKLKSGTVAQTHLLGRQIDSFGAVPESGSLKSPHRRTLSFDTSKMNQPDSSVDEGESSFGRQNDPFTNVTASLPQKFATLPRKKNPFEESSESWDSSVNLFSKSIEVRKENKREKREKVSLFERVTGKKDRRSDKLNNGGADSPCDLKSPNAFSEHRQDYFDYESTNPFTTKFRASNIMPSSRLELYGLSKMMHFAEVNGGIAD from the exons atgatgcTCTCCGAGCAAGCCCAAAAGTGGTTTCCGACCCATGTGCAGGTCACCGTGCTCCAAGCCAAAGATCTTAAGCCAAAAGGCAAAAGTGGCACCAATGACACATACACTATAATTCAGCTGGGAAAGGAAAAGTACTCCACCTCTGTAGCTGAGAAAACCCTTGAGCCAGTCTGGAAGGAAGAGGCCTCTTTTGAGCTACCTGggctgctaatgcaggggaaTCCAGAGAAATACATCCTTTTCCTCATAGTTATGCACAGGTCCCTGGTGGGTCTGGATAAGTTTTTAGGGCAGGTGGCCATCAATCTCAATGACATCTTTGAGGAcaaacaaagaaggaaaacaga gtGGTTTAGATTAGAATCCAAACAAGGAAAAAGAGCCAAAAACAGGGGTGAGATAAAGGTCAATATTCAATTTATGAGGAACAATATGACAGCAAGTATGTTTGACTTATCAATGAAGGACAAAACAAGATCTCCTtttgcaaaattaaaagataagatGAAAGGTAGAAAAAATGATGGGACATTTTCTGATACATCTTCTGCAATCATTCCAAGTTCTCACATGCCTGATGCCCATACTGAATTTTCAAGTAGTGAAATACAGATGAAATCTAAACCAAAAAAGCCTTTCCTTTTGGGTCCTCAGCGACTCTCTTCAGCACATTCAATGTCTGATTTAACTGGGGCCCACATATGCTCGGAGAAGCTGAAGTCTGGCACCGTTGCTCAAACGCATCTTCTTGGCCGCCAGATAGATTCCTTTGGAGCAGTTCCGGAAAGTG GAAGTCTCAAATCTCCACACAGAAGAACATTAAGCTTTGATACTTCTAAAATGAACCAGCCTGACAGCAGTGTGGATGAAGGTGAATCGTCTTTCGGAAGACAAAATGACCCATTTACAAATGTGACTGCTTCATTACCCCAAAAATTTGCAACACTGCCAAGGAAGAAAAATCCATTTGAAGAAAGCAGTGAATCATGGGACAGCAGcgtgaatttattttcaaaatcaattgaagtaagaaaagaaaacaagagagaaaaaagggagaaagtcAGCCTCTTTGAAAGAGTGACTGGAAAAAAAGACAGACGATCTGATAAACTTAACAACGGGGGAGCCGATAGCCCTTGTGACTTGAAATCACCTAATGCGTTTAGTGAACATCGGCAGGACTATTTTGATTATGAGTCAACTAATCCGTTTACAACAAAATTCAGGGCTTCAAATATTATGCCATCTTCAAG ATTGGAACTGTATGGCTTAAGTAAGATGATGCATTTTGCAGAAGTGAATGGTGGAATAGCTGACTAA